The window AAACATTTGAAAGCGTAACCAAGTATGTCACCCTCATTCAATAAAAATTCTGGAGGTGAACCGCTAGGCATTGTCTACAATCCATGAGGGTCTACATAAATACAATTCCCGGGGTGGTTTTTTGGTGATTTTACGCAAGTGGTCAAGAGCAATAGCGGTATTCCTTCTGGTATTCTCCTTAATTGGACAGGCTCCTAAAAATGCGCATGCTGCCAGCGGATTTTATGTAAGCGGAACCAAATTGATGGATTCTACCGGACAACCTTTTGTTATGCGCGGAGTCAATCACGCGCATACATGGTATAAGGATCAGCTCTCAACCGTGATTCCTGCAATTGCTAAAACGGGTGCTAATACGGTCCGAATTGTATTATCAAACGGTTCTAAATGGTCCCTTGACGATATGAATGCCGTTAATAGTATTCTCAGCCTCTGTAAGCAAAACAAGCTGATCGCCGTTCTAGAGGTGCATGATGCCACAGGAAGCGACAGTCTCACAGATTTGAACACTGCCGTAAATTACTGGATAGGCATCAAAAATGCGCTTATCGGCAAGGAAGACAGCGTGATCATCAATATCGCCAACGAGTGGTATGGCACATGGGATGGGGCAAATTGGGCTAATGGCTATAAGCAGGCAATCCCGAAACTTCGCAGCGCCGGTCTGAATCATACACTGATAGTCGATTCGGCAGGCTGGGGGCAATATCCGTCTTCTATTGTCAATTACGGAACTGAGGTGCTAAATGCAGATCCGTTAAAAAACACAATGTTTTCTATCCACATGTATGAATATGCCGGCGGTAATGCGAGCACTGTCAAATCAAATATTGACAGTGTGCTGAATAAGAATCTGGCATTAATTATTGGTGAGTTTGGCGGACAGCACACTAATGGCGATGTAGATGAAGAGACCATCATGAGCTATTCCAAGGAAAAGGGCGTTGGCTGGATGGCCTGGTCATGGAAGGGTAACAGCAGTGATCTGTCCTATCTAGATATGGCAAATGATTGGTCAGGCAGCTCACTTACCTCATTCGGCAATACCGTTATAAACGGAAGCAACGGTATTAAGGCTACATCCGTCTTATCCGGGATTTTTGGAGGCGGAAACACAGACCCTGGGTCCGGAAATACCTCTACCTTGTATGATTTCGAATCAGGAACTGTGAGCTGGGCTGGCAGCAATATTACAGGCGGCCCATGGACGACCAGCGAATGGAAGTCTGCCGGAACATATTCTCTCAAAGCAGATGTGAACTTATCCTCCAACTCCAAACACAGCCTGTATATTGCCGCCAGTCAAAATCTCTCGGGAAAAGCAAGTCTCAAAGCAACCGTAAAACATGCAGCCTGGGGCAGCTTCGGTAATGGTATCTCTGCCGTTCTGTATGTGAAAACCGGTTCGGGTTGGACTTGGTACGACAGCGGAACTACGCTGATCAATTCGAACAGCGGCACCACTTTGACCTTGTCACTCAGCAACATTCCGAACTTGAATGATGTCAGAGAGATTGGAGTCGAGTTCCGGGCTTCTTCGGGCAGCAGCGGCCAATCTGCTATTTATGTGGATAGCATAACTGTTCAATAACCGTTTAAGCACGTTAAATATCGTTAAGGAATCGATTAGGCTCATGTCACTGACATGGGCCTTTCAAGCGTCTGCATTCAATTCAGCAGTTTCCTCTGCTGGCATCTTTTGTCCATTAATTGTTCATCTTTACTTCATATGAATTTTCATCATTTTCAGGTAATCTAATGTAGTTGATTTTGAAAGCCCCGGTGTAATAGAATGAATTAATTAAATAGAAAAGGATGCGCATAACCCATGCGATTGAAGGAACCGCGTACACTCAGTAAAAGATCCATACTCTTTTTCTCCATTATCATGCTTGCGAAAAGCTATTTCGCCTGGTATTACTTGTTCGAAGACGGGCCGACCTGGAGTACATTGTTCAAAGAACTCCCCTTTGTCCTTATCATATTTTGTCTGATTGAGTGGTTCGCCACAAAACGGAAGATTGCTATCTACATGCTCGTTAATCTGTTAATTACTGTTCTATTCTTTTCCCTGATAGTCTACCATAATCACTTCGGGATAATCGCCACTTCACAGGTGATCGGTCAGGCGAAACAGGTGGGAGCGGTCAAAAAGAGTATTTTTGCCGTCATTCATCCGCAGTATATGCTGATTTTCCTGGATATCATTATTATCAGCCTCATTATGCTAAGCCGGAAGAAAGCGCTGGCCTGGAAAAAAGCCATGTCGCGCCAGAGCAACCGCAAGGTAGTCGCAGTCCTCTTCTGTATCTCCCTGGTAATCTGCATGATGAATATCTTCCCCAACAAAGCCAGTATGAATGAGACAGTCCAAGCTGAGCAAATGGGGATTCTGAATTATGAGGCCTATGCCCTGCTTGCGGATCAGGAGGAAGAGGTCATCGACAGCGCCCAGATTACTCAATCGGTGATCGATCAGACCAAAGGTATTCAGGCCCAGACTAGTCCTATACTGTACGGAGCCGCAAAAGGCAAGAATCTGATTATCATTCAGATGGAATCCTTTCAGAACTTCTTAATTCATTTATCGATAGACGGACACGAAATCACACCGAACATGAATAAGCTGGCGGACAGCAGTATCTATTTCCCGCGCTTCTTCCAGCAGGTTGGTCAAGGCAACACCTCAGATGCGGAATTTATCGTAAATACTTCCTTTTATGTTCCGCCGGATGGTCCGGCAACCGAAATTTACGCTCCCAAAGAGCTGCCAAGCTTACCGAAACTGCTGCAGGCTCAAGGCTATGACACCGCCACCTTCCATACGAACGAAGTTGATTTCTGGAACCGCGGTGAGCTCTATCGTGCACTTGGTTTTAACCGTTATTATGACAAAGCCTTTTTCGGTGAAGACGACACCATTTTTTATGGTTCTTCTGATGAAGTCCTCTATTCGAAGACCTCATCTGAGCTGGCCCGGATGAATGAACGCAGTGAACCTTTTTATTCACATGTCATCTCAATGTCTTCCCATAACCCCTTCTCAATTCCGGAGAACAAATATCAAATGACCTTGCCGGAACGATATGAAGGTACCTTTGTGGGTGATTATATTCGTGCCCAGAACTACGCGGATTACGCGCTGGGACAGTTTATTGCCGAGCTCAAGGAAAATGGAGTCTGGGACGACAGCCTGATCGTGCTGTACGGAGATCATCGCGGACTGCCTATTTTCTCGCTGAAGGAAGAGGATAACGTTTTACTCGAGGAAATACTTGGTCATGAATATAACGAGCGTGATCTGATTAATATTCCGTTAATTATTTCCTCAGCCGGAGTTCCGGCTCCAAGCGTACAGAATCAATTAGGCGGACAGGTGGATATTTTACCGACAGTAGCGAATTTGCTGGGTGTGTCTGTGGAGAATCATATTCATTTTGGACAGGATTTATTAAATCAGACGGCCTACAATCTGCTGCCTCAGCGTTATTATCTGCCAACCGGATCGTTTGTAAATAACGAAGAGCTGTTCTTATCCGGCAGCGGGTACGAGGACGGCCAGCATTACACGCTGTCTGGTGACGGCAACAAGCCGCTTCTCTCCACTGAGGATGAGTTCGACCGTGCACTGAAGCTCCTTCAGCTCTCAGATAGTTATGTGTCGCAATTACCGGATAGGGAAGTCTTGGAATAAGACGGATACAAGTACGCTCATGTAAACAGCCACTCCAGCTTCGCAATTGTCGAAGTAGGGGTGGCTGTTTGTAATTAACCTTACGCGGAATTACTATTCAAAAGACGTAAGCCTATATATTAGGCTGTTGTGTACCATATGAAAAGATAGTAATCATTTTCATTTTCCCCAAATAGCTCATAAAGGTTCCAGTCATCGTAGATAACTAAATTCTTTGAATTGCTTATGAGAATATCTTTGTAATTTATTTCTATATCCAATTGATTAATTCTTTGAGATGCTTCATCACTGCTCACTACTCTAAAATCTCCATTCTCTATACTGTAATGAAGAATTTGATTTAGTATCCCAATTCTATTTTGAATCACAGACTTCTCTTCCCATAACAACTCATCTTCGCAATATTTCAGTCGCTCTTGCAGTAATATATATCCTTCCATTTCAGATTTAACTTCTGATTTTTCAATCGAGAGCAGATAACAATAAACTTCGTCACGTAGAACTATGTATTCTTGTATTTGAAAATTAGACTTAAACGGGAGATGTATATAGACACTTGGACTTCTATTATCCATAAAATCTTGTTTGTTTAAAATAATTACCAGCTCCTCACAGTAATAACTTTACCGGCGATTGCGCTAGATTCCCCAAACACAAGAAACAGCCGGGAAATACCCGGCTGCTCTCGGTTTACAGCAAGAATTACTCGACCGGTACGTTCGCAATCGTCACTGGCTCTGTATATTTTGCCGTACTGTTCAATCGAAGACGCATACTGGCCGCGCCGGTGATGTTCGGATTGATGGATACGGTTAATGTTTTGGAGGCAACACCACTAGAATCAGCCGTAAGCGAGAAAGCCGAACTGTAGCCATAGGAAGACGGCCAGGAACCATCGCTGTTCTTGATCTTCGCAACCTGCGTTCCCGAGCTGTTGTAGATGCCAAGGCTGTAGCCGGAGGTCGTTGAGTTGGCTGTCAAACCTGACAGGATGACATTCACCTGGAATTCATATTGATTAGGAAGTGTCGCCTGATGTTCAAATATATAAGCCGGGTTGGTGGTTGATGGTGCAGCTACACCATAAGAACCGCTCTTAAACGTAGAAGGGTCATACCATTTGTATCCGGAAGCCGGAGTTGCCCAAGGCTCTGCCACCGGCTGCGTGGAGTTCGCGGGTATTTCCCAGCTGGACAGCGTAGTGGCTGTATCCAAGGTAAGCCCGGGTACCGCAGAAAGTGAGGTATAGCTTTCCTTCGTTGCTAGCCAGTTGACCATGTTGAGCAGCAGGGTGGCGTCGTCCTCTTCTTCATAGCCGTCATATGTGGTTTTGGCACCACCTGTCTCTTCCTTCTTGTATTTAGGCGAAGCATCTTCTACCGCCGAGGAATCTCCGATAAATGCTGCTTTGCCTGCACTTACCTTAGCCACAGCGACAAACGGCCCTTCCGCAACTCCGCCGCCGTTATATACCCCGGCATCCACTGCGCTCGGCCAGGCCGTAGCTGTCGTCGGCACATAGACGATCCCTTTCGCCTTGGCAGGATTGGTAATAGCAAGCGTTGAACCGGCGTGAACGGCAACTGTGGATACTCCGCTTGTAATATTGAAGGCTTGGGCCGGGGCCACAATGTTGTTGGCTACGACATCACCGAGTGCGTTGTAGCGGAACCTCACCCCAAAGTTAGTGGACAGCCAATCCGAACTGGCAACACCAGACATGGCGGACGAAGCAGCTTCCTCCGTACTCATGCCAAGTGCAGGATTACTCCAGGCACCTCTCCGGTAGCCGTTAAAGACCTCTGAGGCGTCCCAACGGTTTTTATTCCGGTCCGCATTGTAATGATCGCTGATAAAGAAAATACTCCCGCCGGCGTTTACATAGCTGAGCAGCGCCGCCTGCTCGGATGTCTTATAAGGAATGTTAGCTTCCGGAATCACAAACACGTCGTAGCCGGACAGATCCGCCAATGTAATCGCAGTGCTTTTACGCAGTTCCTTCACATAATAGCCAGCACCCGCTAAACCGCCTGCAAAATCTGAAAAGGCGCCATCGATGACCCAATCCGCTGCACCCGCGGTCTGGGCATGCGAATTATCGAATAGAACCTTCTTGCCGTTCGCTGTAGCCGGAGTGATACTGGGAGCAGGATCGGACGGTCCTTCGGCATTGACCTTCAGGGACGGGATTCCTAAAGCCGCAGCCAGAACAGCGGCAATGGCCAGACTCGTCCAGGTTTTGCGCAGACGCGGAAAGCTATGAAGCATTAACATTCCTCCACTCTATTCTTAGGATATGACCAATGGCGGTCGCAACTAGAATAGCATAGAAGAATCTGGCAAAGGATATAATTTTACTATTTTTACAATTTTAATATATATTTGTGAAAGACGCACAATATATTAACATACTATTGATCTAAATCGCTCTAAAACCTGAAAGGAAAGAGCACTTGATAGCGTATCCGCCTTCACTTGGAATTCCGCCAAAACGTTGAACAGTCTGCTTTATCCTGAATATTGAATTCGATCATTTCCTTCAGCAAGGAATAATCCACCGGTTTTTCCCAGCGGATGCGTACCAGCTGCTTCGTGTGATCATAGCCGGCCTGCACAATTTTATTAGAGAAATGATTAATCCCTGCCAATTCAGGAGCAACCGCTATATGCTGTTTGGCTACGCTAAAGCCAATAATATACGTGCCGTGATCGGTAAACATGGGCTGATTCCAGGCAATTTTGGGCATCAGACCGGGAAATGAATCTGTGACCCAAGCCAACACTTCTTCCATGCGGGCCAGATGTTCCGGATGATCAATCTTGGCTAAATACTCTGCAAAAACTTCCATGTAGTTCCTCCTTAAAGAATACGGCTTATTATTCCTTGTACTTATTCCAATCCACTATCTCTATCCATTCTCTAATGTCTACGTCTTCCAAGGTTCAATCCGTTATGCATTCCTACTCAAACGGTATAACCCTGATTACCGGCCGCAATACCTTATTAGTTGATTTGAATACCAAAGTAGAATGCAGCTGTATTTCTTACATCCCACACCGTCGATAAAGTATACGTATAATAGCCAGGCTCATCGGGTGTTATGTAGCCCATGTCATCTCTTATACTCATGTTCAAGAATCGAATACAGGTAAGAGTCATGCCATCCACCCTTATGCCACATATGTTCACGCAAATGGCCCTCGTAAGTCATACCGATCTTTTGCATCACTTTCGCAGAACCGATATTGTCCGGGCGGCAGGTCGCGTAAATCCGGTGCAGTCCAAACTCACGAAAACCCAGCTTCAGCAGAGCTTCCGCTGCCTCACTCGTATAGCCCTGCTTCCAGAACAGCGGATTAAAACAATATCCGATCTCCCCCTGCTTCGGGTCACTAAGATGAAGTCCGCATCCGCCCAGCAGCTGATTCGTTGCTTTCAGTACCACTGCGAATTCAAACCCCCGGCGGGGAGATTGCTTTTGCATATCAATAGTTAATTTAAGATAATCTCTTGTCTCCGCTTCAGAGTTCGGGCCCCAGATCATATATTTGGCCACTAACGGATCTGACGCATAGGCATGCACTTCTTCCAGATCTTCGAGCGTGAATTCCCTAATGATTAACCGGTTCGTCTCAAGCTTAAAAGTGTTCATCTATAGCCCCCTTTCTTGTAAGAAACCCAATCTTCCATTATTCTAGTAGTCAATAGATCCCGTATGGCACAGGAGGAATTGCTAATGGACAAAAAAACGCTGGCTGCATTAAAGAAGCTGTACCGTTATGACAATTCCGGGTATGATGCAGAGCGCGGTGTCAGTCTGTACCGGTTGGAGAGCTTAAGCCTTGAAGAGCGCAGGCTACTTACGCATTATGGATGGGAAGCAAATGAACTGGAATGGATCACCCATGATGAAGGGAACCGGATGCTGATGGCCCTTCAATCGGATGAGCGGTTGTCATGGTCAGGGATAGCGGGAGCATTCATAGCAGGTGTTGGCGGAAGCTTTCCTAGAGGCATATCTCCACTAATGAGCTATCACAGGATGCTCCAGATGAAGGAACATGAATATGTTCAAGCAGAGCACTTCATTTGCTGCAAAACCTGCGGATTTCATAAAGACCAGTGGGTGAATATCTCTTACATCCGTTATGCCCTCCACTTAGGCAATGTATATGGCAGCACTACAGGAGCATACGCTGATTTAACGGAGATCGCGGAGCTGCTGGAGCACAGCCCTATTGTACCGGCAGCAGCAGATATTGAGCTTTTCAGACAGCTTATCGAAAGCCTTGATTCAGCACCACCTGACGAAACACCCGGTCAATTTGAGAAACGGCTGACTTCCTCCCGGCTGATAAAAGGTACTGCGGGTACACGCCGGGGTATTCTGCAATCGCTTGCTGCGCTGGGTGTGCTGCCGAATCAAATCTTGACGCTTACTCCCGCTCAATGGACGAATACAGAAGAAATTTTGAATGGGGAGCTTCATTTGAACAATACCCGGGGACGCTCCGATATGGAGATGCCATGGGCCGGCTGG of the Paenibacillus pedocola genome contains:
- a CDS encoding LTA synthase family protein, which encodes MRLKEPRTLSKRSILFFSIIMLAKSYFAWYYLFEDGPTWSTLFKELPFVLIIFCLIEWFATKRKIAIYMLVNLLITVLFFSLIVYHNHFGIIATSQVIGQAKQVGAVKKSIFAVIHPQYMLIFLDIIIISLIMLSRKKALAWKKAMSRQSNRKVVAVLFCISLVICMMNIFPNKASMNETVQAEQMGILNYEAYALLADQEEEVIDSAQITQSVIDQTKGIQAQTSPILYGAAKGKNLIIIQMESFQNFLIHLSIDGHEITPNMNKLADSSIYFPRFFQQVGQGNTSDAEFIVNTSFYVPPDGPATEIYAPKELPSLPKLLQAQGYDTATFHTNEVDFWNRGELYRALGFNRYYDKAFFGEDDTIFYGSSDEVLYSKTSSELARMNERSEPFYSHVISMSSHNPFSIPENKYQMTLPERYEGTFVGDYIRAQNYADYALGQFIAELKENGVWDDSLIVLYGDHRGLPIFSLKEEDNVLLEEILGHEYNERDLINIPLIISSAGVPAPSVQNQLGGQVDILPTVANLLGVSVENHIHFGQDLLNQTAYNLLPQRYYLPTGSFVNNEELFLSGSGYEDGQHYTLSGDGNKPLLSTEDEFDRALKLLQLSDSYVSQLPDREVLE
- a CDS encoding DNA-binding protein; the encoded protein is MLHSFPRLRKTWTSLAIAAVLAAALGIPSLKVNAEGPSDPAPSITPATANGKKVLFDNSHAQTAGAADWVIDGAFSDFAGGLAGAGYYVKELRKSTAITLADLSGYDVFVIPEANIPYKTSEQAALLSYVNAGGSIFFISDHYNADRNKNRWDASEVFNGYRRGAWSNPALGMSTEEAASSAMSGVASSDWLSTNFGVRFRYNALGDVVANNIVAPAQAFNITSGVSTVAVHAGSTLAITNPAKAKGIVYVPTTATAWPSAVDAGVYNGGGVAEGPFVAVAKVSAGKAAFIGDSSAVEDASPKYKKEETGGAKTTYDGYEEEDDATLLLNMVNWLATKESYTSLSAVPGLTLDTATTLSSWEIPANSTQPVAEPWATPASGYKWYDPSTFKSGSYGVAAPSTTNPAYIFEHQATLPNQYEFQVNVILSGLTANSTTSGYSLGIYNSSGTQVAKIKNSDGSWPSSYGYSSAFSLTADSSGVASKTLTVSINPNITGAASMRLRLNSTAKYTEPVTIANVPVE
- a CDS encoding GNAT family N-acetyltransferase is translated as MNTFKLETNRLIIREFTLEDLEEVHAYASDPLVAKYMIWGPNSEAETRDYLKLTIDMQKQSPRRGFEFAVVLKATNQLLGGCGLHLSDPKQGEIGYCFNPLFWKQGYTSEAAEALLKLGFREFGLHRIYATCRPDNIGSAKVMQKIGMTYEGHLREHMWHKGGWHDSYLYSILEHEYKR
- a CDS encoding glycoside hydrolase family 5 protein, with the translated sequence MILRKWSRAIAVFLLVFSLIGQAPKNAHAASGFYVSGTKLMDSTGQPFVMRGVNHAHTWYKDQLSTVIPAIAKTGANTVRIVLSNGSKWSLDDMNAVNSILSLCKQNKLIAVLEVHDATGSDSLTDLNTAVNYWIGIKNALIGKEDSVIINIANEWYGTWDGANWANGYKQAIPKLRSAGLNHTLIVDSAGWGQYPSSIVNYGTEVLNADPLKNTMFSIHMYEYAGGNASTVKSNIDSVLNKNLALIIGEFGGQHTNGDVDEETIMSYSKEKGVGWMAWSWKGNSSDLSYLDMANDWSGSSLTSFGNTVINGSNGIKATSVLSGIFGGGNTDPGSGNTSTLYDFESGTVSWAGSNITGGPWTTSEWKSAGTYSLKADVNLSSNSKHSLYIAASQNLSGKASLKATVKHAAWGSFGNGISAVLYVKTGSGWTWYDSGTTLINSNSGTTLTLSLSNIPNLNDVREIGVEFRASSGSSGQSAIYVDSITVQ
- a CDS encoding iron chaperone is translated as MEVFAEYLAKIDHPEHLARMEEVLAWVTDSFPGLMPKIAWNQPMFTDHGTYIIGFSVAKQHIAVAPELAGINHFSNKIVQAGYDHTKQLVRIRWEKPVDYSLLKEMIEFNIQDKADCSTFWRNSK